The Trichoderma breve strain T069 chromosome 2, whole genome shotgun sequence DNA segment TCGTACACCCAAATCGCCAAGTCTCCGAGTCTTGTCCGGCTCAAAAGGGGCCGAGAAGGGTCTTAGATAGCAACGGCTCGTCTTAGCTTCGTGGTTCGCTGGTTAGGGACTTTGCTTGTCAACGTGGGGCCGTTGAAGCGACGATACTGGCCGCTGCTAGTGTaggttctttttttttttccctacGGAAATCCCCATCTTATCTCTGCCCATTTCTTCCGTTTGGTGAGGTGATGTGAGGGGCGATAGGGTGTTCCGGcgcctcctcatcctccttaTTTCTTCGTATTGTCATTTCGTGCTTTAATTGAGAAACTGAAACGGTATCACCGCCTCTGTATCATCCGCACGACTACCACAATTACGACGCAGAGCACAAGCAATTCCGCTTCACCAAACAGAATCCCGGGATCCCGCGTCCGATAGTCGGGATGTCTTTTGGCGGCCGGCCTGCGTCGGCATGTGCCGGGTAAGCCACTAGTGGCGCCGGCTCCGGCGGAGACTCTCTCTAGCTTCGCGTCCAGAGCCCATTGAACAACTTTAGCACGAGTAATAGCAATGGCGAGGCAAAGACGTGGAACcctttgatttttttttccgggGCGCAAGTCGGAGTTTCGTAATGAATTAATTCTGCAGTGtttcccttgccttgccagGGGAGCATATTTCCAATCATGACACCCGTCTGTTATCATTAGCTAATTGGCAGGGGAGAGGCTCCGTAGATGCCCCAGTTGCCCGGGCGTATGTACAAGTATCATTGGGTTCCATGCCTTGCTCTTGCTTGTGttcctttcctctctttgAAAGACAGTGAGAAGCTGCTCTccgcctcttctttcttccttcaccATAAGCTGCTAGTTGTTTACTTTTCACATCATAGAGCTTCATCCAATATATCTATATCGTTCTTCGTTTAGATTCACCGTCTTAGAGGCTTCCTTACTCAAACATATCTTAATTTTTCCAATTCcagcatcacaatcacaatGCCTGCCTCTGGTCCCGCATCAGCCAAGACAAAGTACAGCTTCACCGACGACTACAGCGAGGGAGCTCATCCCGACGTCCTCAATGCCCTGCTGCTGAGCAACAATACCCAAGAGGTTGGCTATGGCCGCGACACTTACAGCGAGACGGCCCGCGATCTGATCCGCCGCCACCTCGGCCGTGACGATgttggcatcttctttgtgcCCAGCGGCACTTCGGCCAACGCAatctccatcgccgcctGTCTTCGACCCCATGAGGCCGTCATTGCCTGCAGCTCTGGACACATTGTGACCCGAGAGACGGGAGCTGTCGAAGCTAGCGGCCACAAAATCATCAATGTCGCTCCCGTGAACGGCAAGATGACTCCGGAAACCCTCACCAAGGCCCTCGACGACAACTGGCACTTCCCTCACATGGCGAAGCCTCGTCTCGTTTacatctccaacgccacTGAGATTGGCACTATCTACACCAAGGTTGAGCTGACCGCCCTGAAGCGCATCTGTGAGGCCAATGGTCTCCTGCTCTTTGCCGACGGTGCTCGTATCGGCGCTGCCCTCACGTCCAGCATCAATGACCTGACCCTGCGAGATATGCTCGAGCTTACCGACATCTTCTGGATTGGAGGCACTAAAAACGGTGCTCTACTGGGCGAGGCCATCGTGGTCAAGGACACCAAGCTAGCGGAGGACTTTGAGTTCTTTGTCAAGCAGCGTGGTTCCCTGCTCGCCAAGGGTCGTATCATGGGTGTACAATTTGCAGAACTCTTCCGAGAGGACGACTGTCTCTACTTTAACCTCGCTCGACGAGCAAACCTGGCAGCTGAGAAGCTCTCCCGCTCCATTACTGGAGCTGGATATGAGCTCAACGCCAAAACGGAGACCAACCAAGTCTTTGCCGTACTGCCTCTTACTCTTGTCCATGCTCTTCAGCAGGAATTCTCATTCTATGTATGGGAGAAGTATGGAGAGTTCGCAGTGGTAAGACTCCTGACTACCTGGGCTACCGACCTCTCTCAGCTGGAGAGGTTTAATCAGATGGTGCTTAGCTGGAAGCCAGATGCAGAACAAAAGACACTTTAGGCATGTTTGACAAGTAGAGTATGGCGCAAACtttcatccttttttttttctgggaAACGTTGGTGGGGTTGTAAGGTTGGGCACGCGGATTGCAATTTCAGCGAGAATGTTGATGCACGGTTATGGCGTTGAGGGCTATTGGGTATATTGAATATAGAAAACTTGGATCAACAATAATGAATACACAGCGGCTGACAATTTTGAGTTCTTGATGTTTTATTACATTTGCTATGTTGACCATTCAGTTCATCTGTATCAATCCAATTAAAGTATTGGCCAGCTACACAAAACTTGACACTATTTTAAACCATCCTTTCAGCTACGACTTATCAAGTTCAAAACGGAGCCAAATAAATACTCTCATGCTGTCTTGATAGTATTATACCACCAGGATATATGGATAACACTGATATTAATTGCTCTCAAAACACCTCTCGCGGAAATGCTGGAGGCAATCATTCCTGTGCTTCGATGTTAGAATACTACTAACAAATAGCAAACGCAATAATGTGAAACACTTGCCATGGGCcacttttctcctcctccgcatCCATTCACCCGAATCCCCGTAAAACATTCCAATTTACGGAGTAGTCTATCGTAGGATATGGGACAGGCGTGGGGAGGGACAAGGAGATCTAACACGTGGCATAGAGTCTCCTCCCCTGGTCGTTGGTCCCACGAGTAATGTTAGGTGATTGCAGGAAACTTTCCGAGTGAATTAAGCCTTCTGAGTTATCTCAGCATTTATTAATATAGGGGGCTTCTCTGAAGCGTATATAAAGAATACGTGATTTGCTTGTCTAAAATCTCATTTGAAGGAGTCGCAAGCAAGTATGCGAATATTATGTCGTCGCCCAATAAGTTCTCCACCTTTCTGCTCGTACAGTGTTACCAAATCTGAGACATGATGTAAAGAATTGTCTCAATCCATGGTGGACCAAGGCTTCCATTGTCTGACTGTCTCTGGATCGATCGGCcacaaagatgaagaggaagccaaTCACCATTGGCCGTGTCAGCGATCGCAAGCATTTGGAACTCGTTGTTTGTCATTGTGTACATGCTAGACCCGCTGTACTCCTGGTTTTGGAACGCtaaaagaaataaattgGGGTGCTGAAAGAACGTCACCTTTTCAGCCAACAGTGTAGCGACGCGGGATGTGAAAATGTAGGAGCCAGTTAGCTAGGTAGCTCATTGAACCTGCACATGTTGAGAATCTGGGCGAATTAAATTGTGATAATAAGTATAAGCACATATAATTGTCTCTATTGGACTGCAAACGCTAAGTAGGAGTAACTAAAAGCAAAGAGTGAATTTCCCTTCTGGGCCACCATGGCACCAGATCTATTCCTCTATAAACATTTATCCGTCTATTCACACCTTGTAGTGTTGATGGTTTGCGCCTCGCAACTCATCAAAAAGCATTTTTGAGGATGAGGTATCATGTCGTAGATTTAAATCCAGTTtagaaaagaagaggttgaAAAAGGTACCTCTTGATGCAAGATGAATGTAAAGTGTCGTATCTTCATTTAGTCGCTGGACTTGTGCATGCTGCCAGTGACATAGTTCTCAGCCCCGAGAGTGTTGATCGtttcaacatcttcctcCGATAGTTCGAAGTCAAAGCTCTCAAGGTTGCTCTGGATTCGAGCAGGAGTCAAGCTCTTTGGTAGCACAACGTTTCCGCGAGAGGCATTCCAGTTAAGGAGGATCTGGGCGGGAGTCTTGCCGTATTTCTTGGCAATTGCATTGATAACGGGATCTTCAAGCTTGTTCCCCCGAGCCAGCGGAGAGTAAGCTTCAATCATAATGCCATGCTTGTTGCAGAGCTCGACAAGAGCTTCGCGCTGGCAGAATGGGTGGACCTCGACCTGGTTGACGGCAGGGATCACACGAGCATTCTCGAGCAAGTTCTCGATATGAGCGGCGCCAAAGTTGGAAACTCCAATGGATTTGACCTTGCCTAGTCTCTGAGCCGTCTCCAGGGCACGCCAGCTCTCTAGAcgcttctcctcatcttcagcgGGAGAGTGAATAAGATATAGATCCAAATACTCGAGGCCCATCTTGTCAAGAGAGGAGCAGAGTGCGTTAAAAGTGGCTTCATAGCCGTGGTCGGAGTCCCAGAGCTTGGAGCACACAAAGATTTCTTCACGAGGTGTGCcagtcttcttcatccagcgGCGGATGGCCCGACCACAAGCTTCCTCGTTGGCATATCGGGCAGCAGAGTCAATGTGACGATATCCAGCATCAAGAGCGGCCGTGATGGCATCTTCAGTTTCCTGGCCGTTTGGAGCCTTGTAAACACCAAGGGCAACCTGAGGTATCATATTGCCATCATTGAGGGGGATGGAAGCAACTGATGATACAGAGCTGCTGTGAGACCGGGTCTGGACGATGGCTTTCTTGAGACTGGAGCGGCGCTCAGGGGAAGTCTCGGGGGTGATTGCAGAGGGAGCCATTGTGAATAAGGTTTAAGTTGTCTGAAGGGAAAATGTTTAATGAGAGATCTCACAGAAAGCTTATCGTGTAAGCTTGGAGAATGGCTGATgttgagaatggagaatCAAGGTGGGTTTGTGGAGGATTTACCAGCTCTTTAAATActtgagaagctgagaaTCATCTTGCTCCTTTCTTGTTGTACGTTGAATGCACATCTCTTCAGCTTACTCCGGCTGAAGGACGCAGACTCGCTTGTTGCCGGCCATCTAGCATTCTGTGAGCCCATCGGCGGCTTGGCAGCTCAGCAAGTACATGCGGTacatcttcctctcctgTCGATGCCAACACCGCCTCCGTCATTTCAAGACGGCTGTGGAGTTCAACATCCCCTGAAGAACGCCGTTTGCGAGTCGGCCCATTTGGAAACGAAGCTGAGCGGCGCCAAGATCCTCTGGAGGCATGTAACACGAGTAGATAGGTGGAGAGGACGCGATAACATAAACTGCGGCATTTTATCAGGTCTCCAGTGTTTTATTATCGTGTCTCCAGTAACTGTATAGAGGAAGATATGACAGCCTCGTGGAATGGACGAGTTCCGAAGCGTTATGACGACGGCTGTGGAGGCTGCGATGGATATATATATGGGTCGTGATGGATCGAAGGTGGCAGGTTGATCCATCTACAGGTACGAGAATCCTTGTTGAGAGATTCCCAGATTCCATCGCTCGCATGGGAAATAACATTCGATGTTGCTAGGTTTCCACTTGATGTCTATCAAATCGCGCCCTAACTGTGCTGCCCACGGGGATTTTTCTGCTTACAGCCAGAAGCACAAGCCAAAACAGCCACCGGGATAGCATCAAACTTTCCGTCTCTCATCCACATCGGGTGGAGCTTGACATTGGCTTCGATAGAACTGTTTCAGTTTTTTCGGTATTTGAACCCCGAGGTGAGGCGAATTTGAGGATTCTTTTTTGATGAAAGTACATGTTGGCTTCCAGGGGGAAAATCCATGTCTTTCGCTCAAAATGGTGGCCTGGTAACATGTTGGAAGGTTTGCAGAGATATTATCTTGTcttacctttttttcccatcaACTACCtactattttctttcttttttgctttagTGTCTTATCAAGATCGGAACGAAAGATTCCCCGAACGACTGCTGCAATATTAAAAGAATGAGCCGCAGGTCAAAAAACGAAGCAGGAGTAGAGGTACAGCACGAGTTACAAATAACCTGACAGGTGGAATGAGAATGCCAAGACACATGTACAGTATACCGCACAAATCCACAGTTCACAGCATATTCACCGCTGAGATGAAGTGATCGACAGTACCAGCTTCAACGTCAACTGTGGACGAAGTGTACATGGCAAGTACTGCGTACATACACACATGTAGAGGGCCCACCAGCAACGTAGCAGCCAGACCATCCCACCGTTTATTATCGCAGGGATCGACAGCTGAAGGCTTCCGCCCAACACCTCTGCGCGCGCAAGGGGAACATAGCATGTACGAGTGCATACAGTACAACAAGGGGTAATGACAGAAATGCGGCGATTGCGCTAACCGAGAGCTGGGCGCCAGTGGCTGCCGTGCCGCTTCGGCTCAGCCAAGCCGGAGACAGGCGCCGAAGCCACGGACCTCAAGGGTGCCAGCCCCTGATACCCTGTTTAAGCCACTTGAGAAGATACCTTGAAAGGCAGCTGCTAAGCAACACGTCGTTGCTTTGTGCTTGTATCTTTCTCTACATATTTTCCTTCTCATTAAGCGTTTATTGTGATCAATGTCAGATAATGTGTACATCGATCCAGCTCTTACGGATCTTGAGTAACAAATAATTTGAGTCAAGACCGCACACAGTgctgtgctccgtacagCTCCGTGAACGAGTACGTACAGCATCTGCTAGTGTGTCAATGTGTCTCCATTCCACCTCCCGCCATCACATTGGCAGTCTTCTTTAGCAGATAACAAATCGTCAAATGGGATCCTCTCGCCGAAGATGGATCTCCTTCTGACGTCATTTTACCGCCAGATGTCACAGACCCCGGCCCTAGAATATCCATTTCCAAAGTTGCCCATGAAACGGGGCTGACCGCTGAATTTGTCTGATTCGGATTGGTGAATCCAGTCTCCTAATTGAATGGATCTGAATCGCCGACGCGATAAAGGTGGTAGGAGTTTGTGTATACCTGAATAGGCCTCCAATGTATAGCTGAGGTACAAGCACATGCAATTTTCCCTGCCTGCCCTTTGCAGCTGGTCCCCTGATGATTTCGGGTAGCTTCTTCAACGATCGCTGCGTCATATTGCAGGTCCCCTTGTCTCTGATAATACCGCGTCTATTAGTGTTGTACTTGTACCTAATACCGCCTGTGTAAGATATAGAACTCACGCTAGGCACTGGAGATCTGATATGTTAGTATTGAGATCGGTGGCATCCAGTGGGCCGAGTACACATTTTGCTGCAAattttcatctcttcttACCCACCGCCCTCCACGTTTTCGAAATGAAGACCATTGAAAGTCATTGTATTTTCAGTGGACTCTGCGATGTCCACCCCCAGATTCATATCCCCAGATCAGCATGTCGATGAGACCAATTTTTCACAACGTCCGGGGTAATTGTTATTCTTCACAACTGCTGCTGGTGAGGCTATCACAGGTGTTCAGATGAAAAGATCAGCGGGTTCAAAGATACCGCCATAGATCAGCCGTAAATCTCTCGGGCACTTTGAGAAATTTTCCCTCTCCCCTGTTCAATCCAGTGCCCGTATGTGTACCAAGTACTGTAGTACTAGCTGTTGATACCGCCGCCAGGCTGATCTTGTGAATCAAATGGGAACAAGATCTACAGTATTCGCCGGGCTTGTGTCCGCCGTCACTTTCTGTGTGCCTTGGCAATCCCATATTTGACGACGTACGAGTAGGGACGACATAACAGGTATGGCGTTGGCGTCGGCCCCTGGTATGTACTTCTTTCTGCCTGACAAGACAAGTGCAGGGGTTGGATCCAGATGGAAACGGAGATTTGTGATTTTCTGCTTGCATGTCGCGACTTCATGATGGTGCCACGAGATAAGCAGGATGCCTGCCTGCCAAGGTTCGTATTGGGTACATGGAGGGCTAGTCGATGGCCCTCATTTTAGGTGTCGTTTTTGCCGCCCAGAAGTCTCCAATACCCCCAGGTACAAACTTGTTGAGGATgcagaaaggaaagaaaaggtgTCATCACCTGCTGTGTTGAGTCGTTCCTTCCGCTCAGATACGAGAGGGGCATGCGTGCGTTGATAACAAGCTAGGCTTCACGTAGAGACGTAATAGATGCTACTGAACTTCTACAGATACCACATCTCCGAATATTCTCACCTAAGCAGAATGTGATGTATGCATATCTTCGACATGCCTGCACCGTTACAACAGCGTGAGAAAAAAACCCTCCGCCTCGGGTGGATAGATATGgcgagatttgctgcttcaCTCCTCTGTATATTGTGGAACTATTGCCGCTAGTTTTCCAACAAGTAGATGTCCGGCTACATTCGGTGACCGTGCTTGCCGCCATCTTGATGAATCCGACGGATCAATACTTCTCTTGACCAAGCGGAGAATAAGAGCAGACGCACGGCATTTACGATCCGAGTGCGTGTAGCATAAGAACTAAGAGGACTACATAAGCAAATAGGCATAAATCCCTTCATTCTATTGCAGGACTATCTTAGAAAGCCACGTTTCACGATGACTTGGACTTGTCAATCTTGGGATATTGATCATCCCTTAGGTAAGGAAACATTGGGACGAGTAGTGTCGATGTTTCTCAACCAGTTGATCCTTAGTAATATCTGCTTATGTTACAAACACGGGTTGTTGATTGAGAGTAATATCTCGGTCAATATGGCTCTCTACAGAGAGCTCTTTTCTCATCGGCAAATACAGCTGTTAAACCGAGGTCACGCCGCCGGCGTCCACTCTCTTCAGCTCTGTTCCCCTGCCGCTGTGATGTCAAACGGACCCGTATGCCTTGTTGGTGAACTGTGGTATTAGATGCAAATGAAAGGACATGTATCGTACTGAAAACAGGTTCGAAATTCACAGGTTGATATCGACGAAGCGTAGAgatgaagggaaaagagTGTGCGTGAAAGTTTGCTTAATCGTGTGATATATCTGAGTCCTGCAGCTTATGTCGTGGAACGGCGGCTTGGCCACGACGATTCAACAACTTATTTCTACTCTTCCAGCTACAGATAGTGTTTATGAACAAAATATGTCCAGGAATGAATCCTTGGTGACTTTCGTCGAAGATTGACTTCGTTTCCATACACCGATACTGTCTAACTCGACGCCTTCTAAGCATCGAAAACCATCATATTCAACGCGGAAACCGTCACATGGGATGTTTGAGGCTCGCCTAGCGTCGATGCGATCTTCTACGGCCGCCTTGATGACTCCGACGACGGTCCTCTCTGGAAGTACTGGTTATACGTTGCAGATTAGCAACATACTCAGTTGCAAAGATTTCTGAAACGGGCGCCCGATGAAGCCTACCTCCGCGGgttccttcttctcgtatgtatgccaatgccatgcaTGGCAGGTTTAAATCGTCTCCTGATATCCCAGCTCAGAGGTGTTCCCTAGTCCTTTGGAGCTAGCATGACGACATATTCCCGTGTGCTGTGTCCAAACAAGATCATATCTTTGTCTCGAAGTTCGAGATACCTACTATCAGGCACTTTCCCGTCATTCAGGATAGTCCCATTGGCGCTCTCTAGATCGATCAAATAAGGCTTCACCTTGCCAATCTTGTCGCCAAActcgtttctcttctcggTGTAGCGGAACTGTATCACGGCATGTTGTTTGCTAATGCTCGGGTGTTCCGCGGCGATGTCAACAACGGCCATTTCCCTTCCGACCaaccagcagctcctcgcgcTGAGCTCAATGGTATCAATAATGTCACCGCCCTTGAACACAAAGAGCTTCCATTGGTCGCGTGGGGGTGGCTTTCGCGCCTCTGCCGGCTCGTGGTACTTGAGTACGATTGAGGTGCCGTCCGCCTGAGCAACTGAGTTGGACATTGCAGCTAGCCGGCCAGTGGTTCCTATATTTGGCTTTTCTTTCGGCTTTTCGGGGTCTCCGCCTTCCTGCGTGGTGACTGCGAACGAGGCTTCTTGGGACGGCAGCGGTCCCGATCTCCTCACAGGGTCCTCTCGACGCCGAGTC contains these protein-coding regions:
- a CDS encoding beta-eliminating lyase domain-containing protein encodes the protein MPASGPASAKTKYSFTDDYSEGAHPDVLNALLLSNNTQEVGYGRDTYSETARDLIRRHLGRDDVGIFFVPSGTSANAISIAACLRPHEAVIACSSGHIVTRETGAVEASGHKIINVAPVNGKMTPETLTKALDDNWHFPHMAKPRLVYISNATEIGTIYTKVELTALKRICEANGLLLFADGARIGAALTSSINDLTLRDMLELTDIFWIGGTKNGALLGEAIVVKDTKLAEDFEFFVKQRGSLLAKGRIMGVQFAELFREDDCLYFNLARRANLAAEKLSRSITGAGYELNAKTETNQVFAVLPLTLVHALQQEFSFYVWEKYGEFAVVRLLTTWATDLSQLERFNQMVLSWKPDAEQKTL
- a CDS encoding aldo/keto reductase family domain-containing protein, with the translated sequence MAPSAITPETSPERRSSLKKAIVQTRSHSSSVSSVASIPLNDGNMIPQVALGVYKAPNGQETEDAITAALDAGYRHIDSAARYANEEACGRAIRRWMKKTGTPREEIFVCSKLWDSDHGYEATFNALCSSLDKMGLEYLDLYLIHSPAEDEEKRLESWRALETAQRLGKVKSIGVSNFGAAHIENLLENARVIPAVNQVEVHPFCQREALVELCNKHGIMIEAYSPLARGNKLEDPVINAIAKKYGKTPAQILLNWNASRGNVVLPKSLTPARIQSNLESFDFELSEEDVETINTLGAENYVTGSMHKSSD
- a CDS encoding FHA domain-containing protein, with amino-acid sequence MASKEEYSSSRRHRDRNDDSSRRDRDEGRERRRDRDRRRSRTPEDSSRRNRSRDRDRDRDRRRRHSPDETNSRRRPRRHRSRDDDSERDSRALTRRREDPVRRSGPLPSQEASFAVTTQEGGDPEKPKEKPNIGTTGRLAAMSNSVAQADGTSIVLKYHEPAEARKPPPRDQWKLFVFKGGDIIDTIELSARSCWLVGREMAVVDIAAEHPSISKQHAVIQFRYTEKRNEFGDKIGKVKPYLIDLESANGTILNDGKVPDSRYLELRDKDMILFGHSTREYVVMLAPKD